Proteins encoded in a region of the Chryseobacterium piperi genome:
- a CDS encoding endonuclease/exonuclease/phosphatase family protein has product MNCYKNKLLLSAYLRTMWIAYLILVFLLIFLTLLPKIQNQHWIFRVPEFGKIQITYFIVITFILGFFTEPSENFWYFQTILLVLFVHHSVILVKYTPLYRVKKYKQRNNSSQKIHFISANVYQFNTEYHRFIKLIEQCKPEIFMTMESDSKWEQALRVLEKDYPYQHKVTLENTYGMHFYSKIKIKDHTTHYFVADDIPSIEIHLETEDGFSFVFFGVHPPPPSPTEEETSKERDGDLLSIAKRVKEIKIPVIVVGDFNNVAWSKSSILFRKTSNLIDPRIGRAFVSTFHAKYRLLRFPIDLMFHSEDIFIKELKTLDNFGSDHLPVYCEFFIDHHNNEQEERIEEATVEEKAEAEEMIQEGKQKDGDRDAVVTED; this is encoded by the coding sequence TTGAATTGTTATAAAAATAAATTACTTTTATCAGCCTATTTAAGAACTATGTGGATTGCTTACCTGATTTTAGTCTTTTTGCTGATTTTTTTAACGTTACTCCCTAAAATTCAAAACCAACATTGGATATTCCGGGTACCTGAATTTGGTAAAATTCAGATTACTTATTTTATTGTTATTACTTTCATTTTAGGCTTCTTCACCGAGCCATCAGAAAACTTTTGGTACTTTCAAACGATACTATTGGTATTGTTCGTTCACCATAGTGTCATTCTGGTAAAGTATACCCCACTTTATCGGGTAAAAAAATATAAACAGCGCAATAATTCTTCTCAAAAAATACATTTTATTTCGGCTAACGTCTATCAGTTCAATACTGAGTACCATAGATTTATTAAACTTATTGAGCAATGTAAGCCGGAAATATTTATGACTATGGAAAGTGATTCCAAGTGGGAGCAGGCTTTGAGAGTTCTGGAAAAAGATTATCCGTATCAGCATAAAGTAACTCTGGAAAACACCTACGGAATGCATTTTTATTCCAAAATTAAAATTAAAGACCACACTACCCATTATTTTGTAGCTGATGATATCCCTAGTATTGAAATTCATTTGGAAACTGAAGATGGCTTTTCTTTTGTATTTTTTGGAGTTCATCCTCCACCTCCAAGCCCTACAGAGGAAGAAACGTCAAAAGAAAGAGATGGAGATCTTTTAAGCATTGCAAAACGCGTAAAAGAAATTAAAATTCCGGTTATTGTTGTCGGAGATTTTAATAATGTCGCATGGTCAAAATCTTCTATCTTATTCAGAAAAACCAGCAATCTTATCGACCCCAGGATCGGACGTGCTTTTGTGTCTACGTTTCATGCTAAATACCGTTTATTAAGATTTCCTATTGATTTGATGTTTCATAGTGAGGATATCTTTATTAAAGAGCTTAAAACACTCGATAATTTTGGGTCCGATCATTTACCGGTATATTGTGAGTTTTTTATTGATCATCACAATAATGAGCAAGAAGAGCGAATTGAAGAAGCTACTGTAGAGGAAAAAGCAGAAGCAGAAGAGATGATACAGGAAGGGAAGCAGAAAGATGGTGATCGTGATGCCGTGGTTACTGAAGATTGA